The genomic window TGCCGGCGTCGGCCTGCTCCTGGAGGCTGGACAGGGCCGGCGGCCGTATCAGCGAGCCAATGTGGTCCGCGTGGAATGGCAGCTTgtggcccgtcatgatgCGAGTGCAGAGGGCGAGCCTGTTGGGCGGGAGAGTCGAGTCCGCGTGAGCTGCCTCGTCGGCCATCTGCCGGTACTTGTAGTATCGCATTGGGGCCTCTTCCCCTCGCGAGGAGACATCAGTTCAGGCCATGGCGCCAAACACACGTCCCCTTTGCGGACCGTAAGCCGGTTGCATGGGCCATGGACGTTGGGACTTGGGAAGCATCAATCAGCGGCAAGATGACGTGCCGAGGGCTGctctttttccctttccgTGTCCAGGCACTTGACGAAACAAACGACTCCTGCCTCTGGGAGGAATAGGCAAGCCCACCGAGCGAGGAGGGGCGCGTGATTGGTCATGTGCTCGACAAGGATCTGCCCCGTAATCGTCGTCCCGCATCCAATGCCACCCCAAACTACTCTTCTCGCCCGTCTCCGATTGAAAAAGGGAACGGCTCGCACCGCGTGGTGGGGATGGGGCTCATAAACGGTGGATAACGTCAAGTCgaatttcaatgttccagcGGCTAAATTCACATTGACAGTTCCAACTTCTGGCACATCAACTCGAGCGGCCAAGTACAGAGCTCTAGCAATAGTTGCCGAGAGACGAGGCAACGGCATGGTCATGTCGACGGTCTGGTTGCCGAGATATCAACCCGTCAGGGCACCAACTTGTACAGATAGCCAAATCTTCCTCGTTCCCGCGTGTATCCTACCATCTTTTCGTCCTGTTACAGCCCATCATGGACGGCAAACTTTCAGTGACGCTGTTTCGCTTCTGAGCAGATGAGCGCATAGGACCCGTCAACTCCATCAATATGGttctggtacggagtagatgtaCGTGGCATTTGTTTTCACATTGATCTCCCTGCCCTCCCTTGATCCAGCCCCGGGAGGTATGTGACATGTCGAACGCGTCCCATCCATACCGAAGCAGCGTCTTCAGCAGTTTCACCTCAGCCAGCTGGACTGTTGAAAAACAAATGTGCAAGCATGTGTCAAATCCGTCGACTGAGTTGGTTTATTTTCGGAAGCTCGAGATCGCCCCTGCTCTTGGCAAGCACAACAGTTGCACTGTCCCTAGTCGAGTtgccatactccgtagttgaaTGAATTGTTGGGAAAATCCCCCAAATCACACTCCCAAAAACCGAAAATCATTCACATCAACCAACTTGAAGCCATGTACTTCCATCTGTGTACTTTTCAACCGGACCGATGCAATTACGCAAACACACGTCGTCCACTCCTATCCGCCGTCCCAGCAGCGTGTCTTCGTATCCTGTACTTGACAATTTCCAGAGAACTACCCTATACCGACTCGCGATGCCAATTCTGAAACCCCCTCTCCACTCTCCGCGCCCAAGCCACGCATTTGTCTCACTCGCCCAACCCGTGTCCACGACGGCACGTCGGCAGCCTCCCGGTCCCTCAAGGCGCCAACAAGGTTCCCTGGGCCGTCAATCGATTAAAGTTTGTCTACGCTGCCTCCGCTCCCCTGGTCCTTGACCATCTGCGAACCATTgcccgacgacgacgtcctGCCAATTGAACAATCTCCCACGTCTTGGACCGCCCACGTACCGGGCCAACGGATTGTCGTGTTTGCATTTGTATTTGCACGGAGCAGTGCCGATTCCACGGGGACATTCCTGGAACGCGCCACGATGCCAAATGAGACAAACCCCGAGGAGAAGTTTGTTCGGGCTCTCTACAGAAAATCAAGGGATGGCAGCTCCCTTTGATCGTCAAACGCCAGACGCCAAACGCGGGTCCTCGGTCCGCTAGTGCTCGCACGCAACGACTAGTCACATTGACTACAGCCTACGGCCCCCCGCGTCACGGATCATGAACGAATGGGAGTGTGAAGctgtatacggagtacctccTAGTGGTATTGACAGAGACCTCGAGCTCTATCCTGGTCGAAAGGAATACGGACAAGAAAAAAGCGCAAACACTATTTCCCCGATTATAGCATGAATGCATTGTGCCTACTTGACCGGCTCAAACGTCACATTACATGGCATACGAGTTTGTCGAAATTCGACCCCGATGGCCCGATGGCCACAGCGTCTTCGAATGCGCATTTGGCTGAGGAGCCTGGGGTTTAGTATATACGCGCCTTGGTCTTGCGGCGGCCTGGCGCAGGCTGGAATTTGAACCAGTGCAAGTCCAACAGTCATGTATCATCTCACATAAAGCTTTGCTTCTAGAGCCCTCTTTTCATGCCATGCACAGCCTGTCGACGTCTTTGGTGGTCATTGCAGTTGAGACACAACATCAATGGCGTGTCCCGATGCAGCCAAACCAGCATTCTTGTCAAAGGCAGAGTTCACAACCTCGAGCTTCGGTATGTGAACGACGTGGACGGGGGTGTTGCAGATGCTGCGGATTCGAGACGCGTCTGAACTATTCAAAGTCCTCGGCGGTTATAAACGACGCAAAATCTCCCCAGACGCTCAAGTCCCCattcccttcccttcccaTCCACGTCACCACCAAGCCTCGATTTCATTCACTAACAGGACTCCCCGAGAGCTTATTCATTCTTTACCTTCACATTCATTTTCTTCCCCCAATCCCACCATGCGTTACGcactcctcgccctcggcgcgGGCaacctggccatggccatgttcaccAACACGACCGACGGTCAAGAAACTGCTGGCAAGGCTGTTTCCAACACCTTGCCCGCTGTGGTCGGAGACTACGAGCTCCTCGGATGCTCTGCCGCCAATGATGACTTCAAGAGCTTTGTTCAGGTTGCATCTACTGATCACATGGACCTCGACTTTTGCAGTGCCAGTTGCCATTCCAAGTTCATGGCTGTCAGTGGCAAGTAAGTAGCCGTCTTTGAACAACATGTCCAGCCAGGAAACGTCGAACAAGACTCGGCTAATCAAGAGACACCAGGGACTGCTTCTGTGGTGAAAAGGCCGATGCGGCTCAGAAGCTCGATGCCGGCATGTGCAACAGCCCTTGCCCAGGCAATCAGGCTCAGTCATGTGGTGGCAACGGAGGTGGCAACGGGCGTCGCGATGGCGCTGCTCCCATGAAGGCCGTCTCCATGTACGTGCGTTCCcaggctgctgaggctggcGGTGCTATTACCAAgaccatcaccaccaccaaggtTGCCACCGTTACCAAATGCTCTTCCACCGTCACCAATTGCCCCGTGGGCAAGCCTACCTACGTCGTGACCAAGGTCACGGAGACCTGTCCTCGCCCAACAGAGGCGATTGAGTggcacaagaagaagattACCTGCTACGGCGGTTACTGCGCCCCCGAGATTCCTCGCCAGAGCGAGAAGCAGCGTGTCCTCTGTGACGGCGCCAAGTGCCACGCTGAATCCTGCTACAACAAGGATTGGAGCAGCCTCGTCCTTTGCAAGGGCGACGACTGCAAGTGGTCTACGAGTGACGATGACCGCTGGttcgagaagaagattgtgTGCTTCGACAGCAAGTGCGCATGGGAGAACTGCCACGGCGACGAGTGCCACAAGAAGTTTGTCTGCAGGGGCGAGGAGTGCAAGCATGAGAGCTGCTCTGGTGATGACTGCCACAAGAAATTTATCTGCGACCACAAGGGTGACAACTGCAAGCTTGCGCCCCCATGCAATGGAAAGGACTGCCCTAagccgcctcctccatgccACGACAAGTGCCGCAAGGCTCAACCCCCCCCTCCTTGCAATGGCGATAGCTGCCGGGCCGTTCCCTGCCAAGGCAACGATTGCGTGAAGCCCGTCCGTCCCACAGGCATAAGCAGAGGCACAGGCACCGGCACCAGCAGAAACACTGGCACCGGCAGAAgcactggcactggcaccaTCTACCCTCACCCTATTCCTACTGGCCCTCCTATTGTCGCTGGTGCTGGCAACGTGGTTGCCAACGTCATCGGTGCGGCTGCCGGtctcctccttgtcctgTAAATGGTTACATAGGTATAAGAACAACATTAATCGACTTTGATTCTTCCGCAGTGGAGTGGTGGACGCTGCCACGCATTTAACTTTGGGATGAGGTTTGGATTCATAATTCGGAGTTTTGGGAGTTATTGCGTTGAATAACGCGCGAGAGGTTGGATGTCCTGTGTCTTTTCACCTCTAGACTTGCTCTGAGAGAAAATCTCTTGTCAGATTTGTCACGTGCGGCGGTAAATCGAGAGCAAAGTTGACAAAACAAAAATCATATAATCTTACCCATGATGTGAACTGTGATTGGCGAAATTTGTTCTTGCAAATAGCAATAGGCTCGAGATGTGGTTTTGTATACCAAGTACATTATCAGATACATCGCCTGGCGCATGCTCCTCGTCACATGAACCACGCAAGTTGTGCGTCCATGGTAGTCTCGTTCTCCCAGTTACGGTGGCGGTCTGGAGGAAAGCGATGACTCGCCGGATACTTGGAGGCAAACCTGCAACATTTGGACGTGCCGGAGAGTCCACAGGCCATGCAGTGGGAAAAATTGTGAGACCCATGTCAGAAGTATTGGCCTGTATGTGTTACCAGCCGTTCCTGGTTGCCTTTTGTCTTGTGGTACCACCAAACGGACGCCTTCTGCTCGCGACGGCATTCAACAAGGCGGCTGATGTGACAAGACGTGAGAAATTAGGACTATAGACAGTCAGTGCTCCCTATTCCTGGGCTCACACTCTCGCCGCAGCACACTAGGGAGCCATGCTGACGTTGACGAGTTCGAGATTGCGGCTAACATTGTGCTGTCTTGGCCATGTAGCTCGTCTCCCCGCCATCTCTCTGTACTATCTAGGTGTTACAAAGATGGAGACATActaaatactattataattcTCGCACATCTTCTCACGCACCACAATGAATTGTACTTACATGCGATTTATTGTCctggctactccgtattgggGAAAATGTTTGCACAAGGGGAGGCATAAGCGAGTGAGACTGTGGAACGACCAAAGACGGGACAAGGACAGGCCGACACcaaagtaccagactttGATGGTTCATCGATTCACTACCGACATGATGGGACTAAGAAAAGCAGTGTCACACTATACCAAAAGATCCACTGAAGGCGATTGGTGagctgtacatatgtacatgcatggTAGAAGTGATCGGTGTGGACCTGTACACATTTATCCTGgtgtttttccttttcccttctttttggCTCACTCCGAATTGAGATGGTTGGAAAAACAAGGCCAGGCTAAAAATAGCTACACAGAGTAGTACTGCTTTATGCAAAAGCCTGGAGATGGAGGGAGCCCTGGGTGGGTGTGATGCAGCGACTTGATAAGTCGACTGTTGATACGCCCCAGCTTTTTTCTGTGTCTTAAAGCTCAATTAAAGATCATTAGATAGACGAAATTCGTGCGTAGCGGCCCGTCGGGTGAGTTTTTGAGAGAAACAGCTCTTGGAGACCAACAGCGTGCTTCGCAAATCGTACTTTCAAATGGATATAGCGCCAGGGCGGACAATGTGGTCTCGAGGTAGGACAGCTCGTTGTGGTTGTAATTGACCCGAGGGTTTGGTTTGGCGTAAATTTGGCTTGTAGCCCAAGTTCTGCCAGAATGTTACCTCTTGTGATACCATATCCATTATGATTTCCCACGTGTAGTTTCGAAACGGGCAACCGGTCTCGTTGGAGTTAGATTGTTCACGTCCACCATCGTGGCCTGTTGACGATCGCCCTGCTAATGGGATGACGTTGTCTGCACCATCGAAGCAATCCCAATTGCATCGGAGCGCGAAATCTCATGCTATCTCTGCGTTTTGTACAAACACAAAATAGGACTGCGACATTGGGTAAATATGATACGCACAAAGTGGAGTGATCATGGAATTGATTGCCGGTCCGCCTCCCCTCTGTGGTAGGAGACAGTGTAACAACTCTTAACTAATGAGTTGCGTACTGATATGGTTGACTCCGCCATACGCCATTGCCATTTGTGGTCAACGGTAGGCAAGGAATACCGCAACGGGTCAATGCATGACAGGGAACACGCCTGACCCAACAAACATAAGATCCACGTTTACCGGGGCGGGCTAGCGCATGTTTTCGTGGGCACATTGCTCCATCGTCCAGCCTTTGTCATTTGATGAACGAATAATGGCGTAGTGGCACGGGGAGTAAGCCATCAAGCCATGTAGAACCTCGTTCAGGGTGGGCTGCGAATGTCTATCCTGTATGGTCTATTATATCCAGCCTCATGACGCCCAGTGTGTTTAATGGTAGCCGGCACGGTTGGCGTATCGTCTCTGGCGCCTTGATCTGGGGTTCTGAGCGCCAACCCTCCCGCCAACGGGGGTACGGCGGTCTCTGTAACCTGAAAGGCCTTGGATGTGTGGCAGGGCTGGCGTCCTGGTCCGTCGGGGCGTCCACACCCGTTTGCTAGTAGGCAGAAGGCGAGCGAATGTGGACTGCAAGTGCAGCTTTCTTGAGCGAGTTCCAGCAGTTTGGGCCGACTGTCATGATGCATCACACAACTCGCCTCTTTTTGCGTACGGAGTCCTGAACGTCCTGGCCGTCTGGCAGCGACGTGGCTTCGGGTTTCCTGGCTTTCCATCATTAGCATGCGCCGCTGTTGTCCGGACTTGGTGGTTCATGCCTAGGCCCCGGCCCGCGCGGGTAGCAAGACGTCTGGTAGCTCAGTGAGCTGATTGAGGAGTTGAGGGAATCCAGGTCGCTGGCTTGTCTTCTGGCTTGATTCCCGCAGCACGATTGTCTGGTGCGTGAGGGCCAAGAACCGGCCTCGATCAGTTGGCGAGAACCAGGTCGCACCTGCCTTTAAGGGTTGAGCAAGCGTGACTTCCTACAGCCCGTCGCAACAACCAAACACACCGAGCGTCTTCGCCTCACACCACGTGTGCATATTGACTGGCAGATTGAATATTGGCtcgggcagcagcagcagtctgGTTCTTGAGGCGCCGCCTATCAGCAGTCATCGTCACAGCCTTCGGCTTCATCATAGCTTTCAAGGTTCATACTTGCTCACACTTCGCAATCCTGCACTCCTGCTCTCTCACACCGTCCTCGGTTGGACTTTGGAACACCCGGTCCGGCACTAATTTACCCCATCTCGGGGACCAGTGGCAAGTGGGACCAATCGATTGCAACAAGACAAACGACAGCAGAGCACAAGCAGAGCAGAGTCGAACAAACCAGACATACCTTGGTTAACCCCCGAAGCTCACAGCTAGACACGTCGCCGTGCGGTATTTAGCCTTGCGAGCCAGGTGCTGCTCGTTTTTCTTCATCAAACGTCAGACATTCGGATTGAGTCTCCAGAAACTGAACATCCACATCTCGCTTCCAATACTCCCTAACGAGCGCCGAGCTTTGTGTAGCCGGAATTTGAGAGACACATTTAAATACCAGGCTATTGTGCTTTGACCAATTCCGGATCCGTCAACTCAAAGCACAGGGCACTGGATGACCATTTATACCCCTCTGGAATAGAAGGCGGCACGCTGCACCACCTCTCGAAACCGAGTCCATGGCAGAGGGTTTGTCCAACACAAGTCCTTGTTCCACAGCGAGGAGAACCATCTAGCCTATCCTTCGAGAAGCGGGTACGTGGTCAGGCATATTGCTTATAACAAGCCCATCGCCTGTCTCGCTTGACGAAGAGATCTGCGGCACCGTGAGCAGCTCCGGATTTAACTACCTTGTTGGTGTATGGCCAAAAGAATACATTCGAAACTCGCGCAAAATGCTTGGAAACACGGCCTTCAAATTTACGCCAGATACGGCATCGATTTCATCGAGGGGGACCTCCATCTCCGTCGCCACGTCAAACGAAGCCGCCATCATTCGTTGCATAGAAAATGGAGAGTATGTGGATGGACAAGAAATTGATGATGATACCCGCAGTTTGACCTCAAGCGTCCGACAACATATCGTTGATGGGGGCCTACGATATCACGCATATCACGCAGGGCAGTACGCCTTCCCCAATGATGAGAATGAACAATACCGAGACAATCTGAAGCACGTAGTGACGTTGCACTTGTGTGGGGGAATATACTTTTTCGCCCCGATACACGAGCTTCTTCAGAGAGGCGCGTATGTTCTTGATTTGGGTGAGTGAAACAACGCTTCGATCCTCTGACACCCCATCATCCACACCTGCTAATATCGTCAGGCACGGGAACTGGCGCATGGTGCGTAGAAAGTAAGTTGTAATTCTAGTTTCATGTAGCTGCAACCATATAGTTCCTTAACTGACCATCCTTTTCCAGTGGCGGACCTGTATCCAAACTCAACTTTTGACGGCATGGACTTGTCACCAATACAACCTGATTGGGTGCCCCAAAATGTATCATTCATGGTTGACGATATTGAGCACGAGGCAGGGTGGACCTATGGGGAGAATGAGCTGGACTACATTCATGTTCGACACTTGATACATTCTATCAAGGATCGAAGAGAGATGTGGAGGCGAATTTACAGGTACTTTCAACACCCAGCTATGCTATTGTTATGCTACAAGCTGTTGCGTAAAGCTTGCATGGCTAACTCTACGTCCACAGTCACCTCAAACCAGGTGGGTATGTTGAGGTGCAGGAATTCAAGTACGCCGCTGCTTGCGACGACAATTCTTGCGATGGTCCCTATGCATGGCGAGACTTTCTGAACTACTTGGCTGCTGGACTAGAGGCTCTTGGATCGGACCTGTACGGCATGCAGTATGTCGAAAGGGAGCTTCTTGAAGCCGGCTTCCAGGAGCTCCACTACCAGGACTTGAAATGCCCCCTTGGGCCTTGGGCTAAGCTGCTACGTCTTCAAGAGTGTGGGCATCTTCTACGAGACATAGTAAATTCTGGATTGGAAGGTCTTACTCGTCGACCATTTCGAGATGGTTTAAAGTGGACACCCTTACAGATTCAAATGTTTTTAATCGATGTACGGAAGGATGTGAATCGGGTTGAGAATGGCATACCGCCTTTTCACAGCTATTTTCCTTTTAGGAGTATTTACGCACGAAAACCCATGGTAACTTGATGTTGGATAGTATGGGTGAAGCTTGAATTAGTGGATTAACTGGAAGTCTAAATCAAGATGACGCCATTGAGCGGCATACAAGACATGGTCGAGTGCATTTCCCTTGCTTCAGCACCTAAGCTTGGACGAGAAGACGGATATGGAATCACGTTATTTCAGCCGATGTGTTGCTGTGCATAGCAAGGCAAAGGATGCCGTAAAGCTTGCATAAGGCGGTGACATTAAATCACTTCACAATGGAAGGTGTTTTATGATCTGATATCATTGTCATTACGATGAATAGCAGCCTGAGTTCAGGGCCAGGAACAAATTTATTCATTTTCTTGCTAAAAATAGGAAGCCTTGGTCTAAAGCTAATGCCGTTGAAAATGATCGGCAAAACGTTAATGCCGTCAGTTAGTTTCTCAAGTCATGACGTATCAACTAAACTTTCTTATATGCATATCGACCTAGTCGAGTACATTGTACTCGACGCCAGTCCATGATACCTCTGCATGAAAAGGCGTATTCCCCCGCCACAGGATAACCTCGCGGACCATGGAAACACATGGAAGTAGTACTTAAATCTGCTTCCAGAGCAAATACTTTTTTGGTGATGAGTCTACAGGCGGTACTAGGCGAGTCACAAACAGATAGGATCAAGGGGTGCGCTTTCTATAGCAAATACAACATACTCAATGTGATCTTGGTACTTGGTCAGCTACCAGCTGAGCGTACTGAATACGAAATGTGATCCAAGTCGCAGACTGGGCATTCGATGGCCAAGTTCCATCAAAGATGAACTACGTGTCTACCTTGATCGTGCTATCATCAAGACTCTCTCCATTCTAGAATGCTCTCTTTCTGCGGCACTCAAATTCTAGTTCCGCGCTATAGTCAAGCCTCCAGGGACGGAGGTAGTTTATTTCTATACCATCATACATGTCCAAGCTAACTTTCTTGGCTTCTCGTAGCTGGCTGTCATTTGCAATGCCATATGGAGAGGCCCCTGCCCCCCAAGGAAAGGTTCTGTCTTTCTGTTTCCTATTCATCGcttctcgtcttcatctcaCATTACTCTGCTCCCAAAATACACAAGCACTATTCAAAAAAATTCGTCTTTTATTCCCTTCTTGGGCTTAACACCTCTTGTACTTGTTTCTCATACTCCAGACCAACTTGCATCAgaccacaacaacaaccaacTGCTTTGAGAACTCTTATTACATACATGAGCATCTTTCCGCATCAGtccacaacaacaaccaacTGCTTTGAGAACTCTTATTACATACATGAGCATCTTTCCGCATCAGtccacaacaacaaccaacTGCTTTGAGAACTCTTATTACATACATGAGCATCTTCCTGCATCAGACTACAAAAACAACCAACTGCTTTGAGAGCTCTTATTAAATACATTAAACCTCTTTCTGCATCAGACTACAAAAACACACAACTAGTTTGAGCGCTCTTATTTAATACACCAAACATCTTTCTGCATCAGATCAAAAAAACAACCAACTGGTTTGAGAGCTCTCATCGAATACATCATCAAACATCTTTCTCTATCAAACCACAAAAACAACCAACTGAGCTCTCATTAAATACACCAAACATCTTTCTCTATCAGATCACAAAAACAACCAACTGAGCTCTCATTAAATACACCAAACATCTGTCTGTATCAGACCATAAAAACAACCAACTGAGCTCTCATCAAATACACTAAACATCTTTCAAACACgaaaaacaaacaaaaatgGAGTCTATCGAATTGGATCACCAGCAACTCGATGAAATGACCATGGCCGGCTCTCCTTACGAAGTCATGGCCGACTCTCCTTACGAAGTCATGGCTGACTCTCCTTACGAAGTCATGGCCGACTCTCCTTACGAAGTCATGGCCGACTCTCCTTACGAAGTCATGGCAGACTCTCCCTACGAAGTCATGGCCGACTCTCCCTACGAAGTCATGGCCGACTCTCATTACGCAGTCATGGCCGAAGCACCTTTGGCTGGCCCTCTTTATTCTTTCGGCGGCATCACCTCATCAACAATACTTGCCTCTATTGAGACTCCAGAGGACTGGGAAGATTCAAGCTACCAGGTCTCAACCAGAGAGACCCCCATCAAAGAAGAGACTCCCATCAAGGAAGAAATTACCACCAATGAAGAGATTTTCCTCTACGACGCTCCTCTCAGAGAAGGGACTCCTATCCAACAAGAGTTCGAGGACACTCCCCTGGAAGATATCCCACTACAATATATCTCACTCCGAGATGTCAGAGAAGGGACTCCCATCAAACAAGAGTTCGGAGACATTCCCGTCCAAGATATCCCACTCCAGGAGGCCTCAGACGAAGAGCCCTCGGACGAAGGAGCGTCAGgagacgacgacagcgacgacgaagacgaaatGTTCACCAAAGACAACCGGTGCCTACTGTGCCTCAAGTCGTGCACCTACAACAACAGGGCAGACCACCGAAGAATTCACTGCCTCCAAGGCCCTCAGGGCGTGGCAGTCCCCTCCAACAAAAGATGCAAATGCTGCGCCATCCGCGGCGAACAATGCATCGTGGCAAAGGAGCCGTGCCGCAAGGGGCTCAACACTGTCCAGTGCCTGAGATGCATCAGCAACCACCGAGTTTGCTCCTTCAAGAAGGCTTTCAAGCGCCTCCGGATCCGCAGTCTCCGCTGCCACCCAGCAAGCTTGGCATGATCTCGaggtttattttttatcCCGGATCATGGTATTATGTGGCGGAATGGGCTTTGGGTTTTGTTGCACATGGCACTTGCGAAAGGCTGATGAGCCTGGGCCTGGGAGTTGGGAGTTGGGAGTTGGGCAGAAACACGATTCTGAGCTGGAAAGATTGAATTTCGGGTTTGCTTTGGAAACTACAACTGGGATTTTGGATACCCTTGGGAATATACTTGGTTTGGTGGCACATTCTCCTCACGTATTTGACATGTCTTGCAAGGTGGTGCGTTTGCGTAGACCACCACTTCACTTCTACCACATATGCGTGCCCTGGGAAGTgagtgatgatgatgatgatgagaaaaataattagttttgAGAAACTATGCTTGAAGGCCACTGCTATTCGGATACGAATCCGTGAAATGGTTGGCAGTATATTTTTCGACTATCCTGGCATACTCCCATTCCTTGCCAAGTATCTCCTGCGAAATGTGAGATTCCTGCACTGGAGGTTGACAGCTGTCCTGAATTCTCCATGGAAGGGGATAGAAGAGTGGCTTGGTTCTGGCTTTGACGTAAAGTTTGATCTCTATACTACTGGCGTTTAGGTCAGTCATAGATCGTGATGTACCTCCTCCAATTTGGACACGATACTAGGGCCATTATAGAGTTTGCTTGCGCCACAGTGTCTACGTATGTATTCCGTCTTCGCTTCTCCCAGCAGTGTTGGCATCATTATGCATCCTCAAGCCAAGTTTATCTCGGGTGGCGGGCTGTATGGGCTCCCCGAGCTGCCTAGATTACCACCGCAGCATGATTGATTGGGC from Metarhizium brunneum chromosome 2, complete sequence includes these protein-coding regions:
- the laeA_2 gene encoding Secondary metabolism regulator laeA; its protein translation is MLGNTAFKFTPDTASISSRGTSISVATSNEAAIIRCIENGEYVDGQEIDDDTRSLTSSVRQHIVDGGLRYHAYHAGQYAFPNDENEQYRDNLKHVVTLHLCGGIYFFAPIHELLQRGAYVLDLGTGTGAWCVEMADLYPNSTFDGMDLSPIQPDWVPQNVSFMVDDIEHEAGWTYGENELDYIHVRHLIHSIKDRREMWRRIYSHLKPGGYVEVQEFKYAAACDDNSCDGPYAWRDFLNYLAAGLEALGSDLYGMQYVERELLEAGFQELHYQDLKCPLGPWAKLLRLQECGHLLRDIVNSGLEGLTRRPFRDGLKWTPLQIQMFLIDVRKDVNRVENGIPPFHSYFPFRSIYARKPMVT